One genomic segment of Actinoplanes ianthinogenes includes these proteins:
- a CDS encoding SDR family oxidoreductase → MTINGAALITGASRGLGAHIARRLAADGWPVAVNYRSDRDGADRVVADIVAGGGRAVAIQADVTDADGVRDMVSLATDSLGPIRVVVANATGPQPTAPAEEVSWQDHLDQLEFFVKSPTLLLQATLPGMRELGGGRFIHIGSDAFERALPGMSAYNAAKGAQLGLARTWARELGRDGVTVNVVAPGWIPVERHGDADTAGYVADVPLGRIGTPQDIADVVAFVASDASRFITGERITVNGGHTID, encoded by the coding sequence GTGACGATCAACGGCGCGGCTTTGATTACCGGGGCATCGCGAGGACTGGGGGCGCACATCGCGCGGCGCCTGGCGGCGGACGGGTGGCCGGTGGCGGTGAACTACCGGTCGGACCGGGACGGGGCCGACCGCGTGGTCGCGGACATCGTCGCCGGTGGCGGGCGGGCGGTGGCGATTCAGGCCGACGTGACGGATGCTGACGGCGTACGCGACATGGTGTCCCTGGCCACCGACAGCCTGGGGCCGATCCGGGTCGTGGTGGCGAATGCCACCGGCCCGCAGCCGACCGCCCCGGCCGAGGAGGTCAGCTGGCAGGATCACCTGGACCAGCTCGAGTTCTTCGTGAAGAGTCCGACGCTGCTGTTGCAGGCGACCCTGCCGGGGATGCGGGAACTGGGCGGCGGCCGGTTCATCCACATCGGCTCGGACGCGTTCGAGCGGGCGCTGCCCGGGATGTCGGCCTACAACGCGGCCAAGGGCGCGCAGCTGGGGCTGGCCCGGACGTGGGCTCGCGAGCTGGGCAGAGACGGCGTGACCGTGAACGTCGTGGCGCCCGGGTGGATCCCGGTGGAGCGGCACGGGGACGCGGACACCGCCGGGTATGTCGCGGATGTCCCGCTCGGACGGATCGGCACACCGCAGGACATCGCGGACGTGGTGGCGTTCGTGGCGTCGGACGCGTCGCGGTTCATCACCGGCGAGCGGATCACGGTGAACGGCGGCCACACCATCGACTGA
- a CDS encoding DUF4253 domain-containing protein: MSVGESPKLDDDPVGGAWRSAQGLLWVSRPTVEPGWWSTVHAQFAASGLWPLLLRGLYAEPPLRPWETDELNPRLIRTRPGDHDPAALLREWFEGQVPEEEDEFDFATFPAEWPGLTPAPAGGVDPEQRAAEVAELLAGSERMTGARLGLVRCERSADIPALIGWTGPVNHENDTAKFCTVLRSWEERFGVRLLSLGFDKMILSVAAPPADLPAAQLLAAEHLAFCSDTVGGITEVREYATELVGQTEWEFWWD, from the coding sequence ATGTCCGTGGGAGAGAGCCCGAAACTGGATGACGACCCGGTCGGCGGCGCCTGGCGCTCGGCGCAGGGGCTGCTCTGGGTGAGCCGGCCGACCGTCGAGCCCGGCTGGTGGAGCACCGTGCACGCGCAGTTCGCGGCGAGCGGCCTGTGGCCGTTGCTGCTGAGGGGGCTTTATGCCGAGCCGCCACTGCGCCCCTGGGAGACCGACGAGCTCAATCCGCGCCTGATCAGGACGAGGCCCGGGGACCACGACCCGGCCGCCCTGCTGCGGGAGTGGTTCGAGGGTCAGGTGCCCGAGGAGGAGGACGAGTTCGACTTCGCCACCTTCCCGGCCGAGTGGCCCGGGCTGACGCCGGCCCCGGCCGGTGGCGTGGATCCGGAGCAGCGGGCCGCCGAGGTGGCCGAGCTGCTGGCCGGCTCGGAGCGGATGACCGGCGCGCGGCTCGGGCTGGTCCGGTGTGAGCGCTCCGCCGACATCCCGGCGCTGATCGGCTGGACCGGGCCGGTCAACCACGAGAACGACACGGCCAAGTTCTGCACCGTGCTGCGCAGCTGGGAGGAGCGTTTCGGGGTCCGGCTGCTGTCACTCGGCTTCGACAAGATGATTCTCAGCGTGGCCGCGCCGCCGGCCGATCTCCCGGCGGCGCAGCTGCTGGCCGCCGAGCATCTCGCCTTCTGCTCCGACACCGTGGGCGGCATCACCGAGGTCAGGGAGTATGCGACTGAGCTCGTCGGGCAGACCGAGTGGGAGTTCTGGTGGGACTGA
- the pheT gene encoding phenylalanine--tRNA ligase subunit beta — protein sequence MKTSLSWLREYVELPADLTAERLDLALTNLGMEVESIVDQAGTVKGDLVVGRVLTIEELTGFKKPIRFCTVDVGRAVPQEIVCGARNFAEGDLVVVILPGGELPGGFTIGARKTYGRNSHGMICSARELGVSDEHEGIIVLPAGTAAPGVDARPVVGLDDVLVEVEITPDRGYEMSVRGIARELATHFGVAFTDPAAIEAAGRTADVPWAVTVEDTVGCDRFSARVVRGIDPDAKSPEWMQRRLITAGIRAISLPVDITNYLMLEFGQPMHVFDLQRLRGGLTVRRAHPGEKLTTLDGVARVLDAEDMVICDETGPISLAAVMGGETSEWQQGTVDVLLEAAHWDPVMVGRTARRHRLFSEAAKRWERGVDPQLTLAALTKAVEILTTYAGGTADERVLDIDHVVPPAAIHLPADLPSRIIGLPYSPDRIAELLTAVGCTVAGSDVVPPSWRPDLLAPIDLVEEVARLGGYNDIPSVLPPAGASKGLTPAQRRLRSVGRALAENGYVEVLSYPFVAPGAADLLGLPADDPRRSAVRLTNPLSEEEPLLRTNLLGPLLGTLKRNLGRGHRDVALFETGSVFLPHLSATAPPVLGVDRRPTPEEWAQANAIVPEQPWHLAVVLAGDVSPAGWWGPGQAASWADAIEAARIALSAAGVPARLVSVRAAEQAPWHPGRCAAILVGDEVVGYAGELHPAVVSALELPKRTSAMEIDLDALPDAGVVDAPTISTFPAALIDVALVLDRTVPAGEVQATIAEGAGQLLETVALFDVYESEQLGEDKRSLAYKLTFRAPDRTLTSEETIAARDAAVALAASRFGATLRGA from the coding sequence ATGAAGACGTCACTGTCGTGGCTGCGCGAGTACGTCGAGCTGCCCGCGGACCTCACCGCGGAGCGGCTCGACCTGGCGCTGACCAACCTCGGCATGGAGGTCGAGTCGATCGTCGACCAGGCCGGCACCGTCAAGGGCGACCTGGTCGTCGGCCGGGTGCTGACCATCGAGGAGCTGACCGGCTTCAAGAAGCCGATCCGGTTCTGCACCGTGGACGTCGGCCGCGCCGTGCCGCAGGAGATCGTCTGCGGTGCCCGTAACTTCGCCGAGGGCGACCTCGTGGTGGTCATCCTGCCCGGCGGTGAGCTGCCGGGTGGCTTCACGATCGGGGCGCGCAAGACGTACGGCCGCAACTCGCACGGCATGATCTGCTCGGCGCGTGAGCTGGGCGTCTCCGACGAGCACGAGGGCATCATCGTGCTGCCCGCGGGCACGGCGGCGCCCGGTGTCGACGCGCGCCCGGTCGTCGGCCTGGACGACGTGCTGGTCGAGGTGGAGATCACCCCGGACCGCGGCTACGAGATGAGCGTCCGCGGCATCGCCCGGGAGCTGGCCACCCACTTCGGCGTGGCGTTCACCGACCCGGCCGCGATCGAGGCCGCCGGCAGGACGGCGGATGTCCCGTGGGCGGTCACCGTCGAGGACACCGTCGGCTGTGACCGGTTCTCGGCCCGCGTGGTGCGCGGCATCGACCCGGACGCGAAGTCGCCCGAGTGGATGCAGCGCCGGCTCATCACCGCCGGGATCCGGGCCATCTCGCTGCCGGTCGACATCACCAACTACCTGATGCTCGAGTTCGGTCAGCCGATGCACGTCTTCGACCTCCAGCGGCTGCGCGGCGGCCTGACCGTGCGCCGCGCCCACCCGGGGGAGAAACTGACCACCCTGGACGGCGTCGCGCGGGTGCTCGACGCCGAGGACATGGTGATCTGCGACGAGACCGGGCCGATCTCGCTCGCCGCGGTGATGGGCGGCGAGACCAGCGAGTGGCAGCAGGGCACGGTCGACGTGCTCCTCGAGGCCGCGCACTGGGACCCGGTGATGGTCGGGCGTACCGCCCGCCGGCACAGGCTGTTCAGCGAGGCCGCCAAGCGCTGGGAGCGGGGCGTCGACCCGCAGCTCACGCTGGCCGCGCTGACCAAGGCGGTGGAGATCCTGACCACGTACGCCGGCGGCACCGCCGACGAGCGGGTCCTGGACATCGACCACGTCGTCCCGCCCGCCGCGATCCACCTGCCGGCCGACCTGCCGTCCCGGATCATCGGCCTGCCGTACTCGCCGGACCGGATCGCCGAGCTGCTGACCGCGGTCGGCTGCACGGTCGCCGGCAGCGACGTCGTCCCGCCGAGCTGGCGGCCCGACCTGCTCGCCCCGATCGACCTGGTCGAGGAGGTGGCGCGGCTCGGTGGGTACAACGACATCCCCAGCGTGCTGCCGCCGGCCGGGGCCAGCAAGGGCCTCACCCCGGCGCAGCGCCGCCTGCGCTCGGTCGGTCGCGCCCTCGCCGAGAACGGCTACGTCGAGGTGCTGTCCTACCCGTTCGTCGCGCCCGGCGCCGCGGACCTGCTCGGACTGCCCGCCGACGACCCGCGGCGCAGTGCGGTCCGGCTGACCAACCCGCTCTCCGAGGAGGAGCCGCTGCTGCGGACCAACCTGCTCGGCCCGCTGCTCGGCACGCTCAAGCGCAACCTGGGCCGCGGCCACCGGGACGTCGCGCTCTTCGAGACCGGTTCGGTGTTCCTGCCGCACCTGTCCGCGACCGCCCCGCCGGTGCTCGGCGTCGACCGGCGGCCCACCCCCGAGGAGTGGGCGCAGGCGAACGCGATCGTCCCGGAGCAGCCGTGGCATCTCGCCGTGGTCCTCGCCGGTGACGTGTCGCCGGCCGGCTGGTGGGGTCCGGGCCAGGCCGCGAGCTGGGCCGACGCCATCGAGGCGGCCCGGATCGCGCTCAGCGCCGCCGGTGTCCCGGCCCGGCTGGTCTCGGTCCGCGCGGCCGAGCAGGCGCCGTGGCACCCGGGCCGCTGCGCCGCGATCCTGGTCGGCGACGAGGTGGTCGGTTACGCGGGTGAGCTGCACCCGGCCGTGGTCTCCGCCCTCGAGCTGCCCAAGCGCACCAGCGCCATGGAGATCGACCTGGACGCCCTCCCGGACGCCGGGGTCGTCGACGCACCGACCATCTCCACGTTCCCGGCGGCCCTGATCGACGTGGCCCTGGTCCTGGACCGCACGGTCCCGGCCGGTGAGGTGCAGGCCACCATCGCCGAGGGCGCCGGGCAGCTGCTGGAGACGGTCGCGCTCTTCGACGTCTACGAGTCGGAGCAGCTCGGCGAGGACAAGCGCTCGCTGGCCTACAAGCTGACCTTCCGCGCCCCGGACCGCACCCTCACCTCGGAGGAGACGATCGCGGCCCGCGACGCGGCGGTCGCGCTCGCGGCCTCCCGTTTCGGCGCCACGCTGCGCGGCGCCTGA
- the pheS gene encoding phenylalanine--tRNA ligase subunit alpha yields the protein MSYRNDPYDPKQAALLAPEALEAAVAEAEKAFAQATDLDALAALKPAHLGDRSPVSLARREIGSLPPAAKSDAGKRVNVARQAVQAAYDARQAELEADRAARVLVEERVDVTLPWNRRPRGARHPLTTLMEHMGDVFIGMGYDIVDGPQLELEWANFDALNIGPDNPVRGASDTFFVDVPGLVMRTHTSPGQVRTMLSRTPPIRVVSPGRAYRTDELDATHTPVFHQIEGLVIDEGITMAHLRGTLDHFAKAMFGTEARTRWRPHYFPFTEPSAEFDVWFAQHRDGPRWVEWGGCGMVNPKVLTACGIDPARYSGFAFGMGVERTLMFRNGVSDMHDMVEGDVRFTTNFGMES from the coding sequence ATGTCTTACCGCAACGATCCGTACGATCCGAAGCAGGCCGCCCTGCTCGCGCCCGAGGCCCTGGAGGCCGCGGTCGCCGAGGCCGAGAAGGCCTTCGCGCAGGCCACCGACCTCGACGCGCTCGCCGCGCTGAAGCCGGCGCACCTCGGCGACCGCTCGCCGGTGTCGCTGGCGCGCCGGGAGATCGGCTCGCTGCCCCCGGCCGCGAAATCCGACGCCGGCAAGCGGGTCAACGTGGCCCGCCAGGCCGTGCAGGCCGCATACGACGCCCGCCAGGCCGAGCTGGAGGCCGACCGCGCCGCCCGGGTGCTGGTCGAGGAGCGCGTCGACGTCACCCTGCCGTGGAACCGGCGCCCGCGGGGCGCCCGGCACCCGCTGACCACGCTGATGGAGCACATGGGCGACGTCTTCATCGGCATGGGCTACGACATCGTCGACGGTCCCCAGCTGGAGCTGGAGTGGGCCAACTTCGACGCGCTCAACATCGGGCCGGACAACCCGGTCCGCGGGGCCTCCGACACGTTCTTCGTGGACGTGCCGGGGCTGGTGATGCGGACCCACACGTCGCCCGGGCAGGTGCGCACCATGCTCAGCCGGACGCCGCCGATCCGGGTGGTGAGCCCGGGGCGGGCGTACCGGACGGACGAGCTGGATGCCACGCACACCCCGGTCTTCCACCAGATCGAGGGCCTGGTCATCGACGAGGGCATCACGATGGCCCACCTGCGTGGCACCCTCGACCACTTCGCCAAGGCGATGTTCGGCACGGAGGCGCGGACCCGGTGGCGGCCGCACTACTTCCCGTTCACCGAGCCGTCCGCCGAGTTCGACGTCTGGTTCGCCCAGCACCGCGACGGCCCGCGCTGGGTCGAGTGGGGCGGCTGCGGCATGGTCAACCCGAAGGTGCTGACCGCCTGCGGCATCGACCCGGCCCGGTACTCCGGGTTCGCGTTCGGCATGGGTGTCGAGCGGACCCTGATGTTCCGCAACGGCGTCAGCGACATGCACGACATGGTCGAGGGCGACGTGCGGTTCACCACGAACTTCGGAATGGAGTCCTGA
- a CDS encoding TrmH family RNA methyltransferase: MFTPRTPRIVAARRLQRRRDRDQARRFLAEGPQAVREALAAGVVLELFGTPAGLEKHAELTAQAPEVSPVTDEALAALAETVHPQGIVALCEQVDVSITEALGKQPQLVAVLAEIRDPGNAGTILRTADAAGADAVIFAGDAVDPYNGKCVRSSAGSLFHVDVVRAPLGVLGLLQDSGLQVLATSGTGSDDVDSLLDGGLLSGPTAWLFGSEAHGLPGELLKAADRRVRVPIYGGAESLNLAAAAAVCLYASARAQR, from the coding sequence ATGTTCACACCGCGTACCCCGAGAATCGTCGCCGCTCGCCGCCTCCAGCGGCGCCGGGACCGTGACCAGGCCCGCCGCTTCCTCGCCGAGGGTCCGCAGGCCGTGCGTGAGGCCCTCGCGGCCGGCGTGGTCCTGGAGCTGTTCGGCACCCCGGCCGGCCTGGAGAAGCACGCCGAGCTGACCGCGCAGGCGCCGGAGGTCTCCCCGGTGACCGACGAGGCGCTCGCCGCGCTCGCCGAGACCGTGCACCCGCAGGGCATCGTCGCGCTCTGCGAGCAGGTCGACGTGTCGATCACCGAGGCCCTCGGCAAGCAGCCCCAGCTGGTGGCGGTGCTCGCCGAGATCCGCGACCCGGGCAACGCCGGGACCATCCTGCGCACCGCCGACGCCGCCGGCGCCGACGCGGTGATCTTCGCGGGTGACGCGGTCGACCCCTACAACGGCAAGTGTGTCCGGTCGTCGGCCGGCTCGCTGTTCCATGTGGACGTGGTCCGCGCCCCGCTCGGCGTGCTCGGCCTGCTCCAGGACTCGGGTCTGCAGGTCCTGGCGACCAGCGGCACCGGATCGGACGACGTTGACTCGCTGCTCGACGGCGGGCTGCTGAGCGGGCCGACCGCGTGGCTGTTCGGCTCCGAGGCGCACGGCCTGCCCGGTGAGCTGCTCAAGGCCGCCGACCGCCGGGTCCGGGTGCCGATCTACGGTGGCGCGGAGAGCCTCAACCTGGCCGCCGCGGCCGCGGTCTGCCTATACGCGAGTGCCCGCGCTCAACGGTGA
- the rplT gene encoding 50S ribosomal protein L20: MARVKRAVNAQKKRRTLLETASGYRGQRSRLYRKAKEQVLHSMQYSYRDRRDRKGDFRQLWITRINAAARANGMTYNRLIQGLKLAEVEVDRKILADLAVNDATAFAAIVEVARAAVAAEGTGGAAAQAA; encoded by the coding sequence ATGGCACGCGTCAAGCGGGCGGTAAACGCCCAGAAGAAGCGCCGCACCCTGCTCGAGACCGCGAGCGGCTACCGCGGTCAGCGCTCCCGCCTGTACCGCAAGGCCAAGGAGCAGGTGCTGCACTCGATGCAGTACTCGTACCGTGACCGCCGTGACCGCAAGGGCGACTTCCGCCAGCTGTGGATCACCCGTATCAACGCGGCCGCCCGCGCCAACGGGATGACCTACAACCGCCTGATCCAGGGCCTGAAGCTGGCCGAGGTCGAGGTCGACCGCAAGATCCTGGCTGACCTGGCGGTCAACGACGCCACCGCGTTCGCGGCCATCGTCGAGGTCGCTCGCGCGGCCGTCGCGGCCGAGGGCACCGGCGGCGCCGCCGCTCAGGCTGCCTGA
- the rpmI gene encoding 50S ribosomal protein L35, protein MPKMKSHTGMGKRVKVTGKGKIVREQTGKRHLLEHKSSHVTRRMTGTVVVAKADTARVKKLLGR, encoded by the coding sequence GTGCCGAAGATGAAGAGCCACACCGGCATGGGTAAGCGGGTGAAGGTCACCGGCAAGGGCAAGATCGTGCGCGAGCAGACCGGCAAGCGCCACCTGCTGGAGCACAAGTCCTCCCACGTTACCCGCCGGATGACCGGCACTGTGGTGGTGGCGAAGGCTGACACCGCGCGAGTGAAGAAGCTTCTGGGCCGCTGA
- the infC gene encoding translation initiation factor IF-3, whose protein sequence is MNEQIRAREVRLVGPEGEQVGIVPLERALQLAADVDLDLVEVAPMARPPVCKLMDFGKFKYESALKAREARRNQQQTVIKEMKLRPKIDPHDYETKKGHVVRFLKAGDKVKVTIMFRGREQSRPELGFRLLRRLSEEISELGFVEASPKQDGRNMIMVLAPHRATKAAAVAATAAGAKPAREPREGDGTEVPAAPADTTAD, encoded by the coding sequence GTGAACGAACAGATCCGGGCTCGTGAGGTCCGTCTGGTCGGTCCGGAGGGTGAGCAGGTCGGCATCGTGCCGCTCGAGCGCGCGCTCCAACTGGCCGCGGACGTGGACCTGGACCTGGTCGAGGTTGCTCCGATGGCGCGGCCGCCGGTGTGCAAGCTCATGGACTTCGGCAAGTTCAAGTACGAGAGCGCACTGAAGGCCCGCGAAGCGCGGCGCAACCAGCAGCAGACCGTCATCAAGGAAATGAAGCTGCGGCCGAAGATCGACCCGCATGACTACGAGACCAAAAAGGGTCACGTGGTGCGGTTCCTCAAGGCGGGCGACAAGGTCAAGGTGACGATCATGTTCCGCGGCCGTGAGCAGAGCCGCCCCGAGCTGGGCTTCCGGCTTCTCCGCCGGCTCAGCGAGGAGATCTCCGAGCTGGGCTTCGTGGAGGCCAGCCCGAAGCAGGACGGTCGGAACATGATCATGGTGCTGGCGCCGCACCGGGCCACGAAGGCCGCTGCGGTCGCCGCCACGGCGGCCGGAGCCAAGCCCGCCCGTGAGCCGCGCGAGGGCGACGGTACCGAGGTGCCCGCCGCTCCTGCCGACACCACCGCAGATTAG
- a CDS encoding PH domain-containing protein: MTDVVFRPKKIRMVAAPIAAAVAIFFTVLSFGLHGQAGFENAGQIGSGSFQRGDQAAMIGLGILIGLGILAFCRPRVSADEQGVHVRNVVGGYDLPWTVVRAVRFDRNSAWAHLELLDDEQVSIHALQAVDKDYAVDGVRTLRALHSASQEA; the protein is encoded by the coding sequence ATGACTGACGTCGTTTTCCGCCCCAAGAAGATCCGCATGGTGGCCGCCCCGATCGCGGCCGCCGTGGCGATCTTCTTCACCGTGCTCAGCTTCGGGCTGCACGGGCAGGCCGGCTTCGAGAACGCCGGCCAGATCGGCTCGGGCAGTTTCCAGCGCGGCGACCAGGCCGCGATGATCGGCCTGGGCATCCTGATCGGCCTGGGCATCCTGGCGTTCTGCCGGCCCCGGGTCAGCGCCGACGAGCAGGGCGTGCACGTGCGCAACGTGGTCGGCGGCTACGACCTCCCGTGGACCGTGGTGCGCGCGGTGCGCTTCGACCGGAACTCGGCGTGGGCGCATCTGGAGCTGCTCGACGACGAGCAGGTGTCGATCCACGCGTTGCAGGCCGTCGACAAGGACTACGCGGTCGACGGAGTCCGGACGCTCCGGGCCCTGCATTCCGCTTCGCAAGAAGCCTGA
- the hisG gene encoding ATP phosphoribosyltransferase, whose product MLRIAIPNKGTLSAPATQMLKDAGYRQRTDPKDLACRDEANNVEFFYLRPRDIATYVASGDLDLGITGRDLLVDSGAPASELLDLNFGSATFRWAAPAGTLTSVEQIAGKRIATAFPGLVGSYLTEHELKADVVRLDGAVENAVRLGVADLIADVVETGATLRQAGLVTLGEPLMRSSAILIGRSAEPPAAATQLLRRLNGVLVARNFVMLAYDVRADLLEQATGLTPGIESPTVSPLHREGWVAVQAMVQRSQVHRVMDELYELGARAILVTDIANCRL is encoded by the coding sequence ATGCTGCGTATCGCCATCCCGAACAAGGGCACTCTCTCCGCACCGGCGACCCAGATGCTGAAAGACGCCGGTTACCGTCAGCGCACCGACCCGAAAGACCTCGCCTGCCGTGACGAGGCCAACAACGTCGAGTTCTTCTACCTGCGGCCGCGCGACATCGCGACGTACGTCGCCTCGGGTGATCTGGATCTCGGCATCACCGGCCGCGACCTGCTGGTCGACTCCGGCGCTCCGGCGTCCGAGCTGCTCGACCTGAACTTCGGCAGTGCGACGTTCCGCTGGGCCGCCCCGGCCGGCACGCTGACGTCGGTGGAGCAGATCGCCGGCAAGCGGATCGCCACCGCGTTCCCCGGCCTGGTCGGCAGCTACCTGACCGAGCACGAGCTGAAGGCCGACGTGGTCCGCCTGGACGGCGCGGTGGAGAACGCGGTCCGCCTCGGTGTCGCCGACCTGATCGCCGACGTCGTGGAGACCGGCGCCACGCTGCGGCAGGCCGGCCTGGTGACGCTCGGCGAGCCGCTGATGCGCTCGTCGGCCATCCTGATCGGCCGCTCGGCCGAGCCCCCGGCCGCCGCCACCCAGCTGCTGCGCCGGCTCAACGGCGTGCTGGTCGCCCGCAACTTCGTGATGCTCGCCTACGACGTCCGGGCCGACCTGCTGGAGCAGGCCACCGGGCTCACCCCGGGCATCGAGTCGCCGACCGTCTCCCCGCTGCACCGGGAGGGCTGGGTCGCCGTGCAGGCGATGGTCCAGCGCAGCCAGGTGCACCGGGTGATGGACGAGCTGTACGAGCTCGGCGCGCGTGCCATCCTGGTAACCGACATCGCCAATTGCAGGTTGTGA
- a CDS encoding phosphoribosyl-ATP diphosphatase, whose translation MKTFEELFAELQRKAAEQTPGSGTVAALERGVHFIGKKVVEEAAESWMAAEHEGPERAAEEISQLLYQAQVLMIATGIELKDVYRHL comes from the coding sequence GTGAAGACGTTCGAAGAACTGTTCGCCGAGTTGCAGCGCAAGGCGGCGGAACAGACCCCCGGTTCGGGCACGGTCGCCGCGCTCGAACGCGGAGTCCACTTCATCGGGAAGAAGGTCGTCGAGGAGGCGGCCGAGTCCTGGATGGCCGCCGAGCACGAGGGCCCGGAACGGGCCGCCGAGGAGATCTCGCAGCTGCTCTACCAGGCACAGGTCCTGATGATCGCCACCGGCATCGAGCTCAAGGACGTGTACCGACATCTCTGA
- a CDS encoding ABC transporter substrate-binding protein — MVSRFTPLLVGGAALALTAVTACSPVEDSNASGASPSSSSADACPSGALGTVAAGKLTIGTDDPAYEPWFKDSKPANGQGFESAVAYQVAERLGYSKENVVWTSVTFNNAIAPGPKAFDFDINQFSITDERKQAVDFSSPYYLVRQTVITTKKSKIAGAKTLAELNSAKLGAQVGTTSYQAITDVIKPATKPSVFNNNDDAKKALENGTVDGIVVDLPTAFYMTGAELKDGVIVGQVPQVGVPEQFGLVLDKGSKLTGCVSQAVDQLRGDGTLAVLEKTWLSDAGAPELK; from the coding sequence ATGGTCAGCCGTTTCACCCCCCTCCTCGTGGGTGGCGCCGCACTGGCGCTCACCGCTGTCACGGCCTGTTCCCCGGTCGAGGACAGCAACGCCTCCGGCGCATCCCCTTCCTCCTCCTCGGCGGACGCCTGTCCGTCCGGCGCCCTCGGCACCGTCGCCGCGGGCAAGCTCACCATCGGCACCGACGACCCGGCGTACGAGCCGTGGTTCAAAGACAGCAAGCCGGCCAACGGGCAGGGCTTCGAGTCCGCGGTGGCCTACCAGGTCGCCGAACGGCTCGGGTACTCGAAGGAGAACGTGGTCTGGACGTCGGTGACGTTCAACAACGCGATCGCCCCCGGACCCAAGGCGTTCGACTTCGACATCAACCAGTTCTCCATCACCGACGAGCGCAAGCAGGCGGTGGACTTCTCCTCGCCGTACTACCTGGTCCGGCAGACGGTCATCACGACGAAGAAGTCGAAGATCGCCGGCGCCAAGACCCTGGCGGAGCTCAACAGCGCGAAACTCGGCGCCCAGGTCGGCACCACCAGCTACCAGGCGATCACCGACGTCATCAAGCCGGCCACCAAGCCGTCGGTCTTCAACAACAACGACGACGCCAAGAAGGCGCTGGAGAACGGCACCGTCGACGGGATCGTGGTCGACCTGCCGACCGCGTTCTACATGACCGGCGCCGAGCTCAAGGACGGCGTGATCGTCGGCCAGGTGCCGCAGGTCGGCGTGCCCGAGCAGTTCGGCCTGGTCCTCGACAAGGGCTCGAAGCTGACCGGCTGCGTCAGCCAGGCCGTCGACCAGCTGCGCGGTGACGGCACCCTCGCGGTGCTGGAGAAGACCTGGCTGTCCGACGCCGGGGCGCCCGAGCTCAAGTGA
- a CDS encoding amino acid ABC transporter permease, with protein MTYAPSERQRERFAYRRRQAIRSVLLAAGSTAVVGTLLVLGVTGSPGWPRVKQSFFNLTVAREYFPAVLEGFWLNVRLFVVCAPLALALGLLIAVLRTLRGPVTFPVRVLAAGYTYSYRGLPLIIAIYLFAFGIPGLRLQGTPDVVVLGGAAIVITYGAYLAEVFRAGIESVHPSQVAAARSLGLSYRQAMRHVVLPQAVRRVTPPLLNDIVALQKDVGLISLAGPIDAIRAAQIGVAKSGNFTPYVVAAVLFILLALPLIAITDRVTLRAARAQNAGA; from the coding sequence GTGACATACGCGCCAAGTGAGCGGCAGCGGGAGCGGTTCGCCTACCGTCGCCGGCAGGCGATCCGCTCCGTCCTGCTCGCCGCCGGATCCACCGCGGTGGTCGGCACCCTGCTCGTCCTCGGGGTCACCGGGTCACCCGGCTGGCCCCGGGTCAAGCAGTCGTTCTTCAACCTGACGGTCGCGCGGGAGTACTTCCCGGCGGTGCTGGAGGGCTTCTGGCTCAACGTGCGGCTGTTCGTGGTCTGCGCGCCGCTGGCGCTCGCGCTCGGGTTGCTGATCGCGGTGCTGCGCACGCTGCGCGGGCCGGTCACCTTCCCGGTGCGGGTGCTGGCCGCCGGGTACACGTACTCGTACCGGGGGCTGCCGCTGATCATCGCGATCTACCTGTTCGCGTTCGGCATCCCCGGGCTGCGGTTGCAGGGCACCCCGGACGTGGTCGTGCTGGGCGGGGCGGCCATCGTGATCACCTACGGGGCGTACCTGGCCGAGGTGTTCCGGGCCGGGATCGAGTCGGTGCACCCGAGCCAGGTCGCGGCGGCCCGGTCGCTGGGCCTGAGCTACCGGCAGGCGATGCGGCACGTGGTGCTGCCGCAGGCCGTCCGCCGGGTCACCCCGCCGCTGCTCAACGACATCGTGGCGCTCCAGAAGGACGTCGGGCTGATCTCGCTGGCCGGTCCGATCGACGCGATCCGGGCCGCGCAGATCGGGGTGGCCAAGAGCGGGAACTTCACCCCGTACGTGGTGGCCGCCGTGCTGTTCATCCTGCTCGCCCTGCCGCTGATCGCCATCACCGACCGGGTGACGCTGCGTGCGGCCCGGGCACAGAACGCGGGGGCCTGA